From the Lactobacillus johnsonii genome, the window TTCCATTAATTTTTTAAAAGAGCCATCAGACGAATTATTATCTACAATTAATATATATTCAAATATGTGATAGTCTTTAATTTTATTTACAATCTTCTTAACATGAAGTACATCATTATAGTTAAGAATTTGACATATAATAGAGTTATTTTCCATATTTTTATTTCTTTCCTATTAGATGTTTTATAGAATTTTTACCAGAGATTTTTAAACATAGTAAAATGTATTTAACCAAAACTAATTTAGAAGGATATTTTTTCGGAACCTTATACTTCAAACCATTCTTTTTAAAATATGATTTCAAATCTTTTCCAAAATTCAAAATAAATGGTCCTTCTCCTAAAGTTTTTGGGAAACTTTTTAACGGTTCATAATATCCATCAAGGTAAACTGGTTCAATGCCACTGACTTCACTAAGCTCAAACATATTAATATGTAATAGACTAGTTTTATTTATTATAACTAGATGTAAGTCAGGAGAACCAAATACTATATCAAAAGGTATCGAACCGTTTACGCATACAATCTCTTTTCCCTTCTGAAAAATTGCTATTTGTTCTTGGATGGTTAATTTTTCAGGTGAAACAATATTATACCCATTTCTTTTAAAATTTTCTTCAATGATTTTTTCACCAAATTCTTTTTTTTCTGCTACTTTTAAATTTGTTCTAGTCAAGTAAATTTTTTGAGGAACACTTATATTTGCGATATCTGCATTTTTTACCATTTGTCTAAAAATTTGTGGATATTCTTGACTGAAACTATGATCAGGATAGGTTGACATTTGGGGAATAATTATTTCTTTAAATCTTGTAGCTTGGTCCACGACAAGGATTTGAGAGGGCTTCAGACCTAATAATTTTAGAGCTTCTAAATAATTTCCATCTATCTTTCGATTATTTTCACTTAAAAATGCAAATTTATATTTTTTTATATCATCCAATTTAGAAATAATCCATGCTCTACTTAAAGAATCTAAAATGAAATGGCCCCATTGATGTATAAAAACTCCTAAATAGACTACAGGCTCATCAATCTCTAAAACTGGTTTCTCCTTATATTTTCTTCCCAGCTTAAACCACTCTCCGTCATGGTATGACAATGAAACAAAGTCATTATTTTTATTTAAAACTCCACCTTTATTTTCTCTTAACGGTAAAATAGTCCCCTCTGATATTTTTTCTATTTTTAATGGTCTATTATAATATTTATTTTTATATTTATACTTTTTATTCACCGCATTTACCCTAATCGTTTTACACACAATCTCTATAAATCTTTTTTCTTTAATCGATGACTAATTGTTCGCATTGTATTAAAAATACGTGCCGTTTCTTGTATTCCGAATATTTTTCTCATTTTATCAAAAAGAAAATACTTTGGAATTGATCTATTTATATAGTCTAAGTTTTTACTGTTTTCAAAAATAAATTTATAACACTTTTTTTTATCTGTTGATCTAGGCAACAATTCTATTTGAAACAGAGTACTAACAAATTTATCAGCAAAATAAGTCTTTAAGATATCATTATTTTTAAATTGTTCAATTAAGTTGTTAAAAACCCATAATTGACTAAAAATATTGTTATAAGTTTTACTTTTAATTAATGATCCTACTGTATCTACTCTATATTTCACAAAGCTTTCAGTCACAACCCCAAATTCATGGACAAAGCTTATAAATCTAAAGAAGAAATCACAATCTTCCCCAACTGTTAAGTCAGTATTAAAAAGAAGATGATGTGTCCTCATAATCTCTCGCTTCCAAAAAGACTGATAGGGATTCCATGGAATTTGATACTCCTCTTTTGCATATTTCATACAAAGTTTATAAATATCTTTTTCACTAATTACAAACTCTGTATTTGTTTCTATATATTTTTTATGAGTACGCGTATTCCAATGAATTACGTTTCCAATAAGTAAATCAATATCTTCCTCTAAATATTTATCTATTGACTTTAATATTCCCTTACACATTACATCATCGCTGTCAAGAAAGAAAATATACTCTCCACATGCTTTTTTTATTCCTAAATTTCTCGCAGCTGAGGCACCCTGATTAGTTTGACAGTAGAGGGCTATATTATCATAAGTTTGTACGTACTCTTCACAAATCAACTTACTATTATCAGTTGATCCATCATCTATCAAGATTATTTCTAAATCTAAATAGTTCTGATCTAGAACACTTTCAATACATTCTTTTAAATATTTTTCTGAATTATATATTGGAATTATTACTGATATTTTCATGTTTATTTCTCGATATTAATTTCCTATTTTCAACTAATAACATCAAGCCAAAATAAATCGGCACAATAGTAGATAAATTCAATAAATATATGTTTTCTAGAGATATTAAAAGGAAAAGAGTTAGACCAATGAATAAATTACTATAAAAAGCACCTATTTTAAAAGACTTTAATGAAACCACTATTCCCTTTATTAGAGGATAAATCAAAATTAAAAAGCCTAAAATTCCAAATTCAAATAAATTAATATAAATACCAAAATCACTAATCCAATATTTATTTAATCCTACTGCATGACCATCTGGTGTAAAACCAAAACCTAACCATCTACTACTATTTTCCCATTCAGTAAAAAAGTAATTAAAACTATTTATACGAACTGTTGTAGAATATCCATTCACAGAATTAGGATCAAAAGAATTAAAAAAGGAGATTATGTGCTCTCTATTGAAAAGTATCAACATTAAGATGGCAATAACACTTAATATAAATATTCCTATCTTTTTTGAATTTAAGGCTTGTATCAGTATCATCAACCCTAAAATAATTGTATACACTAACAATTGCATTCGAGTCTGACTAACAAAAATAGCATAAAAATAGAGCAGTGCAATACCTATCAAATTACTAGACTTCTTTTTGAAATATCCTCTATTATAAATACCCAATATACAAATAATAAATAAAAAACCACTAATATATGGTTCACTAATTCTAACTAAACTAAAGCCTAGTATCGTTCGTGTCCAATCTTCTCTTCCTTCAAAAAAACCTCGTCCAAGATTAATATGAAAAAAGTTATAAAAGAACCATAATATAATGCGCAGTATCATCGCAGCAAAACCAATATTTACAATATATTTAATGGTCCTCTTAAATTGCGTCATCAGTAGCTCATACATAGGAAAAGTAGCTAAACCAAGTAGCATTCCACCAAACGTAATAAATGCAGCACGTGGATTTATTCCATCATTTTGAATGCGAAACATTTGTAATATAAAAACACAAAGAATAAGGAAGATGCCTACAACAAGATCCTTTCCTCTTTTTATAGCCCGTCGATTAGAATCAAATATGTATATGAAAAAGGCGAATATACCTAAAAGAATAGATACAAACATAGCTTGTCTATCTAGAGCCCCAAATACATCTAAAAATCCTAAATTTAAAAATATAATTGAATAAATACAAAATTCATATATGTTACGTGTAGATATTTTCATTACTTTTCGTTTCTCAAACTTTTCAAAATTCTAATTTTATAGTTTTCATAATTAAATCTATGGACAGATTTCTCTACTTCCTCTGAAGATGGTAAAGTTCTTTTTAGGGAAATGATATCATTTAATATATTAGCTAATTGTCCACTTTCTCCCATTTTATATAACCAACCGTTATTTTCATTTACTATATCTTTCGTTCCAGTAGGACAATCAGAAGATATAATCGGAATTCCACGGGAGGCAGCTTCAATCAAAACCATCGGAAGTCCTTCAAATTTAGAAGTAAGTATAAGGGCATCGGCTTCTTCAATCCTTGACCAAATGTCCTTGTGAAAGCCTTTGAAACAAATTTTTTCTTGCACATCTTTATATGCTATTTTTTTTAATTTTATTTTTGTTTGTTCATCTACACTTCCATAAAAATCGCAGGACCATTCATTTTTTACATTGTTAAATGCATGAATTAACTCAGAAGTATTTTTTTGACCTTGATAATCAATTCTTCCAATATATATAAAATGATTATGTTGTGGGCTTCTTTTAACCAAATGCGTTTTACTAAAATTTAAAGGATTATAAATAAGCCTAATATTTTCGGACTTAATTCCCATACTTACTAATTCCTTTTTTATTCCGGAACTAATAGCCCAAAACTCATCTACACCTTTTAGATATTTAAGCTTTACATTCTTCATTTTAAAGGAATAATGATACCAAGCAATGATTTTAGTATTAGGAGATATGAGTTTTCTAAACTTAGAGGCCATGCTCCAAATAATCGGATTAGTAGCAATGAAAAAGTCAGGTTTTTCTTTTTTTAAAATATTAGCGATTAAAAAAGGCATATATCCAGCATAGGCAGCTAGCTGGATGTATCTTTTTTTTGAAAAATTATATACTTTTTTATTCCAATGCTTTAACCAATCCGACTTATCAGTTCCACCAAAACTAATTAATTTCCATGATATATCATTATTACTATTTTTTACATCTAAAGCTTCCGCAAAGTTTTTAATCACCGTCTCTGTTCCACCCATTCCCTTTAAATATGGAACAGCGATTATAGCCTTTTTCATACTTATCACCTAAAAATGAGTTTGTTTTTTACCAATTCCAAATTTTCTATTGAGAAAACTGATAGCCTTTTTCATTAATTGTTTAGGACCAATTTGTCCCCATGGAATTTCTTTATAGCTTTCATTAGTTGTATATAACCAAACATCCATTAAAAGCTCTGAAATATATCCAAATACTCTTGCTTCTTGAACAGAATAATCTGAAATATCAATTTCTTTTTCAAGCTTTCCTAGAACCCCAAACATAAAATTGCAGTATGAGTCAAATGCATCAGCCTTCATAATAAACATATTAAACATGTGTGCTTTTCGGCTTTTCATCACTTTATCAAAAGCTTTTAAATATGCTGGATATGACTTTTCAATTATTTCGCGTGTTTTATCTAAAGGCTCTTTATGATGTGCATGAATGTAATGAGAATAGTTTGTTTCAATATAGTAATTTCTCTTTTTAGGTAAAAGTACATCATACTTTTGTAAGAGTTGTTCTACTTTTTCAATATTTATAACGTTCTCTAAATTATATGGTTTTTTATCGAAAAAAAGACGTCGATAGTGAACTAAGCCTACAGCATCGACATCTTTTAAATTTTTCCAAGCCCAATAAATAGCTGTTAACTCGTTATAATTAGGATTTTTTTCAGATATATTTTCCCCCTCATCATCCCTCTGATAGGAAATACCAGGTTGATAATTTTTCTGTGCTCCCACTAATATTGGCATATATCCTTTAGATTTAGGCATCGGAAACTCTTTGTGGGCGGCTACTAAAATTTGGATATTTTTCATTTTTTAAAACGCACCATCCTGTTTTAATATACTTATTACACATTTAAAGAAAACTACTATATCAAACCATAAAGAAGCTTTTTTAACATATTCTAGTTCAATGTCACAACGTTCAGGATAACCTATATTACTCCTTCCGCTTGCTTGCCATAATCCTAAAGCTCCTGGCTTGACAGAAAGAAACATTTTTCTATCCAAACCTCGATATTCTACAAGTTCTTTTTTAACAATTGGTCTTGGACCAATCAAACTCATTTGTCCCATGAAAACATTTAAAAACTGTGGAATCTCGTCTAAAGATGTTTTTCTTAAAAAGGCACCAATTTTTGTAATTCGAGGATCTTCACCTTCGGGAAGTTTAAAATCGTTTTCTAAGTATTTTTGATATAATTCTGGATTTTTTTTCAATACTTCATCAGCATTGTATATCATCGATCTAAATTTCCACATCTTAAATGGCTTGCCTTCTTTTCCTATCCTCGTCTGGCCATAGAAAGGGCTATGCTTGTCTTGACGATAAATCAAAAAAGAAATTACTAAACTAGGCACAAATAAAACAATGATTGCTAAAGAACTCACTACAATATCTAAAGTCCTTTTAAAGAAATGGTAGAAGACGCGACCATCTTCACTGCTCTTGATTTTTTCAAAGGTTTCTTCCTTTATTCCTTCTCTTTCCACTGTGTTTCTCTCCCCATACAACAGCTAAAATATCCAAAACCGTTTCTTTTTATTTAAAGGTTTCCAATTTAAATTAACATTATCAGAATTAATAATGTTTCGTGCATTCTGCTTAAAGCTATTAGCAACATCCAATCCTTGCGTTTTTTCTAACTTCTCATAAGCGTCATGCATACGACTTTCTCGTTTTGGCAATGTATGGGCATCTGAAGCAAAAGTAGCTACTTGACCAGCTTCTACAAATCGATCAGCTAATTTTTCGATCTCTTTACCAAATACTCCCACATACGAACTAGCAGTTATTTGCGTTAAACAGCCTTGCTCAATAAACTCTTGTAATTTTTCTGGATGAGCCAAGATACCAGAATTTCTTTCTGGATGAACAATTATTGGTGTTATTCCCCGTCCTAACAATTTAAAAGTCATATCTTTGGCATAAGTCGGTACATCTTCACTTGGAAACTCCAATAACATATATCTACCATCTTCATCACAGAATAAGATATCATCATCATCTAAAGCTTGCGGTAAATTACCATTTAGACGAACTTCTTGACTTGGAAAGACAGTCAAAGGAATATTATGATTTTTTAATTCTTCCTGAAACTTAGCTGTCTCCTTAATGATATCTTTTTTATGATTTAAATATTTTCCATTTAGAGTATGCGGTGTCATTAATGCATGGGTAATTCCATCCGTTACTGCATCCTCTGCTAGACCTAATGATGAATCCAAATCAGGAGAACCATCATCAATTCCTGGTAATATATGTGAGTGAATATCAACTAATACCATTTTTTATTACTTCGTTTCTGTATCTTTTTCTTTGCTATACCCGTATCCATAGCCGTATCCATAGCCGTATCCATCTGGGCCAGTTCTTACATCATTCATTACATAACCTAAAACATGTGTCTTAGTTAAGTTAAGCATTTCAATTGCTCGTTCAACACCAGCTTTTTGAGTTATTCCTTGACGCACAACTAGAACTACGCCATCCATTTCACCAGCTAAAATTTGAGTGTCGGAAACTTCTAAAACGGGAGCTAAATCTAAAATTACTAGATCATAGTGTTCCTTAACCATGTTTAAAAAAGCACGCATTCTGTTCGAACCTAATAATTGAGCTGGATTAGGTGGAATAGGTCCAGCGGGCATTACCGAAAGGTTAGGAA encodes:
- a CDS encoding glycosyltransferase family 61 protein, with the protein product MNKKYKYKNKYYNRPLKIEKISEGTILPLRENKGGVLNKNNDFVSLSYHDGEWFKLGRKYKEKPVLEIDEPVVYLGVFIHQWGHFILDSLSRAWIISKLDDIKKYKFAFLSENNRKIDGNYLEALKLLGLKPSQILVVDQATRFKEIIIPQMSTYPDHSFSQEYPQIFRQMVKNADIANISVPQKIYLTRTNLKVAEKKEFGEKIIEENFKRNGYNIVSPEKLTIQEQIAIFQKGKEIVCVNGSIPFDIVFGSPDLHLVIINKTSLLHINMFELSEVSGIEPVYLDGYYEPLKSFPKTLGEGPFILNFGKDLKSYFKKNGLKYKVPKKYPSKLVLVKYILLCLKISGKNSIKHLIGKK
- a CDS encoding glycosyltransferase family 2 protein, with amino-acid sequence MKISVIIPIYNSEKYLKECIESVLDQNYLDLEIILIDDGSTDNSKLICEEYVQTYDNIALYCQTNQGASAARNLGIKKACGEYIFFLDSDDVMCKGILKSIDKYLEEDIDLLIGNVIHWNTRTHKKYIETNTEFVISEKDIYKLCMKYAKEEYQIPWNPYQSFWKREIMRTHHLLFNTDLTVGEDCDFFFRFISFVHEFGVVTESFVKYRVDTVGSLIKSKTYNNIFSQLWVFNNLIEQFKNNDILKTYFADKFVSTLFQIELLPRSTDKKKCYKFIFENSKNLDYINRSIPKYFLFDKMRKIFGIQETARIFNTMRTISHRLKKKDL
- a CDS encoding glycosyltransferase; translation: MKKAIIAVPYLKGMGGTETVIKNFAEALDVKNSNNDISWKLISFGGTDKSDWLKHWNKKVYNFSKKRYIQLAAYAGYMPFLIANILKKEKPDFFIATNPIIWSMASKFRKLISPNTKIIAWYHYSFKMKNVKLKYLKGVDEFWAISSGIKKELVSMGIKSENIRLIYNPLNFSKTHLVKRSPQHNHFIYIGRIDYQGQKNTSELIHAFNNVKNEWSCDFYGSVDEQTKIKLKKIAYKDVQEKICFKGFHKDIWSRIEEADALILTSKFEGLPMVLIEAASRGIPIISSDCPTGTKDIVNENNGWLYKMGESGQLANILNDIISLKRTLPSSEEVEKSVHRFNYENYKIRILKSLRNEK
- a CDS encoding DUF4422 domain-containing protein encodes the protein MKNIQILVAAHKEFPMPKSKGYMPILVGAQKNYQPGISYQRDDEGENISEKNPNYNELTAIYWAWKNLKDVDAVGLVHYRRLFFDKKPYNLENVINIEKVEQLLQKYDVLLPKKRNYYIETNYSHYIHAHHKEPLDKTREIIEKSYPAYLKAFDKVMKSRKAHMFNMFIMKADAFDSYCNFMFGVLGKLEKEIDISDYSVQEARVFGYISELLMDVWLYTTNESYKEIPWGQIGPKQLMKKAISFLNRKFGIGKKQTHF
- a CDS encoding sugar transferase gives rise to the protein MKSSEDGRVFYHFFKRTLDIVVSSLAIIVLFVPSLVISFLIYRQDKHSPFYGQTRIGKEGKPFKMWKFRSMIYNADEVLKKNPELYQKYLENDFKLPEGEDPRITKIGAFLRKTSLDEIPQFLNVFMGQMSLIGPRPIVKKELVEYRGLDRKMFLSVKPGALGLWQASGRSNIGYPERCDIELEYVKKASLWFDIVVFFKCVISILKQDGAF
- a CDS encoding tyrosine-protein phosphatase, coding for MVLVDIHSHILPGIDDGSPDLDSSLGLAEDAVTDGITHALMTPHTLNGKYLNHKKDIIKETAKFQEELKNHNIPLTVFPSQEVRLNGNLPQALDDDDILFCDEDGRYMLLEFPSEDVPTYAKDMTFKLLGRGITPIIVHPERNSGILAHPEKLQEFIEQGCLTQITASSYVGVFGKEIEKLADRFVEAGQVATFASDAHTLPKRESRMHDAYEKLEKTQGLDVANSFKQNARNIINSDNVNLNWKPLNKKKRFWIF